taGTTTCaattgtaaagaaaaatagaaatgtTACGGGAGATATGACCGAAGCTtcgtggcgcctacgtatcctgTTGAgacaggaatcaggtcaaacataGTTTTCCCTTAAGGTTAacaataatatgaaattttacaaagaaaCTAAATGAgaccgacataggccgcctacgtatctccttcttgagaattcaggtctaACGTAGTTCAAagacaaagaaatattaaagggGATAAAAGGAGTGACCGAAGCCAACAtcggccgcctacgtatctcattcttgagaattcaggtcagacgtagttcattacaaaagGGATATAACTCTAAACGAAACAATTACAAGCAGATAAACAATTACAAGGAAATAACATAAATGCAAAACCGAAGCTTCACATGTAGTATCTTTTGACAACATCCTGAGTTGATTGGTTTCGGCCATGCGGTGCCATCCATCCTCgacaggaccaaagcacctccagaCAATACTTTGCGAACCATGTAAGTACCTTGCCAATTTGGTGCGTATTTTCCTTTGTACTCGtcttgatgatgaaaaattatcttAAGTACCAACTGAACGATTTCAAAAATTCTGGCTCTAACTCTCTTATGGAAAGCTCGAATCATTCTCTGTCGATACAGTTGACCATGAAAAATgacaaccattctcttctcatcaataaaagttagtTGATTGATCCGTTTGCTGACCCATTCAGCATTACTTAACTCAGCTTCTTGGATAATTCTCAAAGATGGTATTTCAACTTTAGTATATATGACTTCTTCTGTTCCATATACTTGCAAGTAAGGAGTGGCCCCAACCGATGTTCTGACAGTCGTGTGGTACCCTAACAAAGCATATGTTAAcatctcatgccaacctcgATGATTGTcgatcattttcctcaaaatcttcttAATGTTATTATTGGCGGCCTCTAAATCTccattcatttgaggacgatAAGTGTTTGAGTTTCGATGAGTAATCTTAAATTGCTCACATAtctctctcatcaagtgactgttgagatttgcaccattatcaataatgatggattctggcaCTCCAAATCTTCAATCAGATTTTTGCGAACAAAATTAGCcacaactttcttggttaccgacttgtaaGAAGCTGCTTTCACCCaattggtgaaataatcaattACAACGAAAATAAATCTGTGACCATTAAAAGCGGGTGGCTCTATTGGACCGATGACGTCCATACCCCAAGCATCAAATGGacaaggtgaactcatagcattaagTTCGTGAGGCGGCACTCGGATCAAATCATCGTGCCATTTACATTTATGAAGTTTctgcacaaacttgcaacagtcattctccatagtcatctAGAAATAACTGGCTCGCAAGATCTTCCTTGCCAAAGTGAATCCATTGTTATGGGTGCCGCATACTCCAGCATGTATTTGTTCAATAACTT
This portion of the Solanum pennellii chromosome 12, SPENNV200 genome encodes:
- the LOC107006135 gene encoding uncharacterized protein LOC107006135, which gives rise to MENDCCKFVQKLHKCKWHDDLIRVPPHELNAMSSPCPFDAWGMDVIGPIEPPAFNGHRFIFVVIDYFTNWVKAASYKSVTKKVVANFVRKNLIEDLDHLMREICEQFKITHRNSNTYRPQMNGDLEAANNNIKKILRKMIDNHRGWHEMLTYALLGYHTTVRTSVGATPYLQVYGTEEVIYTKVEIPSLRIIQEAELSNAEWVSKRINQLTFIDEKRMVVIFHGQLYRQRMIRAFHKRVRARIFEIVQLVLKIIFHHQDEYKGKYAPNWQGTYMVRKVLSGGALVLSRMDGTAWPKPINSGCCQKILHVKLRFCIYVISL